The proteins below are encoded in one region of Triticum aestivum cultivar Chinese Spring chromosome 1B, IWGSC CS RefSeq v2.1, whole genome shotgun sequence:
- the LOC123119363 gene encoding ras-related protein RABC2a — translation MGVSPVSPGGSAGYECSFKILLIGDSGVGKSSLLVSFVAAANLDDDIAPTIGVDFKIKFLTVGGKKLKLTIWDTAGQERFRTITSSYYRGAQGIILVYDVAKRESFTNLGDVWTKEIDSNSSNKDCIKMLVGNKVDKDDERTVTREEGLAFAQESGCLFLESSAKTRENVENCFEELVLKILEVPSLLEEGSSSVVKRNILKKQQESHAKYGGRCCQ, via the exons ATGGGGGTGTCGCCGGTGTCGCCGGGGGGCAGCGCCGGCTACGAGTGCTCCTTCAAGATCCTCCTCATCGGGGACTCGGGCGTCGGCAAGAGCAGCCTCCTCGTCAGCTTCGTCGCCGCAGCCAACCTCGACGACGACATCGCGCCCACCATCG GAGTTGATTTCAAAATCAAGTTTCTTACTGTTGGTGGAAAGAAACTGAAGCTGACTATATGGGATACTG cTGGCCAGGAGAGGTTTAGGACAATCACTAGTTCTTACTATAGAGGTGCTCAAGGAATTATACTAG TATATGACGTCGCGAAGAGAGAGAGCTTCACAAATTTGGGTGATGTATGGACTAAGGAGATAGACTCAAACTCATCAAACAAAGACTGCATAAAAATGCTTGTTGGAAACAAAGTTGATAAG GATGATGAGAGAACAGTCACAAGAGAAGAAGGTCTTGCCTTCGCACAAGAATCCGGATGTCTGTTTCTTGAGAGCAGTGCAAAAACACGAGAAAACGTCGAGAATTGTTTTGAAGAACTTGTGCTGAAG ATCCTtgaggttccaagtctcctggaggAAGGCTCGTCATCGGTTGTCAAGAGGAACATTCTGAAAAAGCAACAGGAAAGTCATGCAAAGTATGGTGGTAGATGCTGTCAATAG